Proteins co-encoded in one Streptomyces diastaticus subsp. diastaticus genomic window:
- a CDS encoding TetR/AcrR family transcriptional regulator, with protein sequence MTGTARAGSRSGRVVGTREAIMAAAERLYAGHGLSAVSNRQISEAAGQGNVSAVAYHFSGRDGLVQAIMNAHGTRVDQIRERHLERLTDDDGLRAWVDCLVRPVPEYLGSLGVPSWHARFTVQVLTDPRTRALTTGEALVRPHLRRTVEGLGRRLATLPAPVRAARGDMARHLIVHTCAERERALAEHTAPLHPSWDALAAALCDAITGLLAAPVTTPVSDRKGTDHEDHR encoded by the coding sequence GTGACCGGCACCGCGCGCGCCGGGTCGCGGTCCGGGCGGGTCGTCGGGACGCGCGAGGCCATCATGGCGGCGGCCGAGCGGCTCTACGCCGGGCACGGGCTGTCCGCCGTCTCCAACCGGCAGATCAGCGAGGCGGCCGGACAGGGCAACGTGTCCGCCGTCGCCTACCACTTCAGCGGCAGGGACGGGCTGGTCCAGGCGATCATGAACGCCCACGGGACGCGTGTCGACCAGATCCGCGAACGGCACCTGGAGCGACTCACGGACGACGACGGGCTGCGCGCCTGGGTCGACTGCCTGGTGCGCCCGGTGCCCGAGTACCTGGGCTCGCTCGGCGTGCCCTCCTGGCACGCCCGCTTCACCGTGCAGGTCCTGACCGACCCTCGCACGCGCGCCCTCACCACCGGGGAAGCACTGGTCAGACCGCACCTGCGGCGCACCGTGGAGGGCCTGGGCCGCCGCCTGGCGACGCTGCCCGCCCCGGTGCGCGCCGCGCGCGGCGACATGGCCCGCCACCTGATCGTCCACACCTGCGCGGAGCGCGAACGGGCACTCGCCGAGCACACGGCCCCGCTGCACCCCTCGTGGGACGCGCTCGCGGCCGCCCTCTGCGACGCGATCACCGGCCTGCTCGCCGCCCCCGTCACCACACCCGTAAGCGACCGGAAGGGAACGGACCATGAAGATCACCGTTGA
- a CDS encoding vWA domain-containing protein: protein MGANLPVDADRVRLELGRAGGPAVSAAALLLTGAGRVRSGADLVARDQPGAPGDAVRHLGTPDGAESVEVDLAALAGGTERVALCVWTGSGTLGQVTGLHLRLVEAASGAVLAHFDMAPSSETALVAGELYRRSGSWRFRAVGQGYDHGFAGLAADFGLTRAPARPTAPTPRPAPAPRPGPSAPTASAGGRRGRGEELLPADMGERLSLRKEQVATSLRKGGLTGVTARVILVLDASGSMSALYARGTVARVAERMAAVAALLDDDGTMQAWTFGSRPARLPDLHLGELPEWLLLHVRVGQLGVIGRKKRPKSRADGQVDMRTVGIQNEEQKVIADVRSYVRDHPIALPTLVLFFSDGGVYRSREIERELRAAADEPVFWQFVGLGRSHYGVLEYFDTLPGRTVDNVGFFAVDDVDQVADPELYDRLLSKFPLWLGAAREAGVLR, encoded by the coding sequence ATGGGCGCCAACCTGCCGGTCGACGCCGACCGGGTCAGGCTCGAACTCGGCCGCGCCGGCGGCCCAGCGGTGAGCGCCGCAGCGCTGCTGCTGACCGGTGCCGGCCGGGTGCGCTCCGGCGCCGACCTCGTCGCCCGCGACCAGCCCGGCGCCCCCGGCGACGCCGTCCGCCACCTCGGCACACCGGACGGCGCCGAGTCCGTCGAGGTCGACCTGGCGGCACTCGCCGGGGGGACCGAGCGGGTGGCGCTCTGCGTCTGGACGGGTTCCGGCACCCTCGGCCAGGTGACGGGCCTCCACCTGCGGCTGGTCGAGGCCGCCTCTGGCGCCGTGCTGGCCCACTTCGACATGGCCCCGAGCAGTGAGACCGCCCTGGTCGCGGGCGAGCTCTACCGCCGCTCCGGGAGCTGGCGGTTCCGCGCCGTCGGCCAGGGTTACGACCACGGATTCGCGGGCCTCGCCGCCGACTTCGGTCTCACCCGAGCCCCGGCACGCCCCACCGCCCCGACGCCGCGGCCCGCGCCCGCTCCCCGCCCGGGCCCGTCCGCCCCCACCGCCTCGGCCGGCGGGCGGCGCGGCCGCGGCGAGGAACTCCTCCCCGCCGACATGGGCGAACGCCTCTCGCTGCGCAAGGAGCAGGTCGCGACGAGCCTGCGCAAGGGCGGCCTCACCGGCGTCACCGCCCGGGTCATCCTCGTCCTGGACGCCTCCGGGTCGATGAGCGCTCTCTACGCCAGGGGCACCGTCGCCCGGGTCGCCGAGCGGATGGCCGCCGTCGCCGCCCTGCTCGACGACGACGGCACCATGCAGGCGTGGACCTTCGGCTCCCGGCCCGCCCGCCTCCCCGACCTGCACCTCGGTGAACTGCCCGAGTGGCTGCTGCTGCACGTGCGGGTCGGCCAGCTCGGCGTCATCGGCCGGAAGAAGCGCCCCAAGTCCCGCGCGGACGGCCAGGTCGACATGCGCACCGTCGGCATCCAGAACGAGGAGCAGAAGGTCATCGCCGACGTGCGTTCCTACGTCCGCGACCACCCGATCGCCCTGCCGACGCTCGTGCTCTTCTTCTCCGACGGCGGCGTCTACCGCAGCAGGGAGATCGAGCGCGAGCTGCGTGCCGCCGCCGACGAACCGGTCTTCTGGCAGTTCGTGGGCCTCGGCCGGTCCCACTACGGCGTCCTGGAGTACTTCGACACGCTGCCCGGCCGCACCGTCGACAACGTCGGCTTCTTCGCCGTGGACGACGTCGACCAGGTGGCCGACCCTGAACTGTACGACCGGCTGCTCTCGAAGTTCCCCCTGTGGCTCGGCGCCGCCCGCGAGGCCGGCGTGCTCCGCTGA
- a CDS encoding type B 50S ribosomal protein L31: protein MKPGIHPAYRPVVFRDRAADFAFLTRSTLTSDRTVEWEDGRTYPVVDVEISSASHPFYTGKARVLDTAGRVERFERRYGRRAEG from the coding sequence ATGAAGCCCGGAATCCACCCGGCCTACCGCCCCGTCGTCTTCCGCGACCGGGCCGCCGACTTCGCCTTCCTCACCCGCTCCACCCTCACCAGCGACCGCACCGTCGAGTGGGAGGACGGCCGCACGTACCCGGTGGTCGACGTCGAGATCTCCTCGGCGAGCCACCCCTTCTACACCGGCAAGGCGCGGGTGCTGGACACCGCGGGCCGCGTCGAGCGGTTCGAACGCCGCTACGGGCGGCGGGCCGAAGGGTGA
- a CDS encoding UBP-type zinc finger domain-containing protein: MAEREIPGIDPQAAPSGPGCADCLAGDGPGWWFHLRRCAACGNIGCCDSSPSQHGTKHSRAAGHPFITSYEPGEDWFYDNETQQFHEGPPLAPPTSHPADQPVPGPAGAVPADWQRRLR, translated from the coding sequence ATGGCTGAGCGAGAGATCCCCGGTATCGACCCGCAGGCCGCCCCGAGCGGGCCCGGCTGCGCCGACTGCCTGGCGGGGGACGGCCCCGGCTGGTGGTTCCACCTGCGGCGGTGCGCCGCCTGCGGGAACATCGGCTGCTGCGACTCCTCTCCCTCCCAGCACGGCACCAAGCACTCCCGGGCGGCCGGCCACCCCTTCATCACCAGCTACGAACCGGGCGAGGACTGGTTCTACGACAACGAGACCCAGCAGTTCCACGAGGGGCCGCCGCTCGCCCCGCCCACCTCGCACCCCGCCGACCAGCCCGTACCGGGCCCGGCCGGCGCGGTGCCGGCGGACTGGCAGCGGCGGCTGCGCTGA
- a CDS encoding cytochrome P450 has protein sequence MNPPGRVLVRAGDGGILPGELANRDPAVFPDPDRLDLARAARHHQAFGGGPHHCVGRPLARLGLQVVLPALFRRIPALRPAEELDRIPFNYDALIDGLHALPVTW, from the coding sequence GTGAACCCGCCCGGCCGTGTCCTGGTGCGCGCCGGTGACGGGGGGATCCTCCCGGGCGAACTGGCCAACCGCGACCCCGCCGTCTTCCCCGACCCGGACCGCCTGGACCTGGCCCGTGCCGCCCGCCACCACCAGGCGTTCGGCGGGGGTCCGCACCACTGCGTGGGCCGGCCGCTCGCCCGCCTGGGACTCCAGGTCGTCCTCCCCGCGCTGTTCCGGCGGATTCCGGCCCTGCGCCCGGCCGAGGAGCTGGACCGGATCCCGTTCAATTACGACGCGCTGATCGACGGGCTGCACGCGCTGCCCGTCACCTGGTAG
- the rpsR gene encoding 30S ribosomal protein S18, with protein sequence MARRSGTGRKPVTPRPDPLTAAGVTYVDHKDTELLRKFLSDRGRIRGRRVTRVTAQQQRQPARAVRNARAMALLPYPGR encoded by the coding sequence GTGGCACGTCGTTCCGGCACCGGCCGAAAGCCGGTCACGCCCCGCCCCGACCCGCTGACCGCGGCCGGCGTCACCTACGTCGACCACAAGGACACCGAGCTGCTGCGCAAGTTCCTCTCCGACCGGGGAAGGATCCGCGGCCGCCGCGTCACCCGGGTCACCGCGCAGCAGCAGCGGCAACCGGCCCGTGCCGTCCGCAACGCCCGCGCGATGGCCCTGCTGCCGTACCCGGGGCGGTGA
- a CDS encoding lycopene cyclase family protein: MDAEIVIVGAGAAGLSLAHHLCAPPPGARAPSVALVEPPPGPRSPAVRTWCHWGPPDGPYDAVLTASWDRLRVRDRAGRASVGVPRGLRYKMLRSDVFERFVLDGLGGRAGFVRETATVTGVAGGPGGAVVEGRDAHGRPYRRTARWVFDSRPPDALPPARTTLLQHFRGWFVRTAEPRFDTGCADLMDFRTPQPAHGLSFGYVLPLGPCRALVEYTEFSRAPLDDAGYEAALRGYTGEVLRLGAFEVTGTEQGVIPMTDARFPRTGAPGVFRVGTAGGATRPSTGYTFAAVQRQARHVADRYRRGLPPVPPAPHSRRSRAMDAVLLRALDRGRVDGAAFFARLFATLPPERVLTFLDGGTGLREDLAIGCHVPWWPMTRTALELPFLRRRPAGAPPHRGEK; this comes from the coding sequence GTGGACGCGGAGATCGTGATCGTCGGCGCGGGTGCCGCCGGCCTCTCCCTCGCCCATCATCTCTGCGCACCGCCGCCGGGCGCCCGTGCCCCGTCGGTGGCGCTCGTGGAGCCCCCGCCCGGCCCGCGGTCCCCGGCCGTGCGGACCTGGTGCCACTGGGGTCCGCCGGACGGCCCGTACGACGCGGTGCTGACCGCCTCGTGGGACCGGCTGCGGGTGCGCGACCGCGCGGGCCGCGCGTCCGTCGGCGTGCCGCGCGGGCTGCGGTACAAGATGCTGCGCTCCGACGTGTTCGAGCGGTTCGTGCTCGACGGGCTGGGCGGCCGGGCCGGCTTCGTCCGGGAGACGGCCACCGTCACCGGGGTGGCCGGCGGGCCGGGCGGGGCGGTGGTCGAGGGGCGGGACGCGCACGGCCGGCCGTACCGGCGCACGGCGCGGTGGGTCTTCGACTCACGCCCGCCGGACGCGCTGCCGCCGGCCCGGACCACGCTCCTCCAGCACTTCCGCGGCTGGTTCGTGCGCACCGCCGAGCCGCGCTTCGACACCGGGTGCGCGGACCTGATGGACTTCCGCACGCCGCAGCCCGCGCACGGCCTCTCCTTCGGCTACGTCCTGCCGCTCGGCCCGTGCCGGGCGCTGGTGGAGTACACGGAGTTCTCCCGTGCCCCGCTGGACGACGCCGGGTACGAGGCGGCCCTGCGGGGGTACACCGGGGAGGTGCTGCGGCTCGGGGCGTTCGAGGTGACCGGTACCGAACAGGGCGTCATCCCGATGACCGACGCCCGCTTCCCCCGTACCGGCGCGCCGGGCGTCTTCCGCGTCGGCACGGCGGGGGGCGCCACCCGGCCGTCGACCGGTTACACCTTCGCGGCGGTGCAGCGGCAGGCCCGCCACGTCGCCGACCGGTACCGGCGGGGGCTGCCCCCGGTGCCGCCGGCTCCCCACTCGCGCCGGTCGCGGGCGATGGACGCGGTGCTGCTGCGCGCCCTGGACCGGGGGCGGGTCGACGGTGCCGCGTTCTTCGCCCGCCTCTTCGCCACGCTGCCACCGGAACGGGTCCTGACGTTCCTCGACGGCGGCACGGGGCTCCGCGAGGACCTGGCGATCGGTTGTCACGTGCCCTGGTGGCCGATGACCCGCACCGCCCTCGAACTGCCCTTCCTGCGCCGCCGCCCGGCGGGCGCCCCGCCCCACCGAGGAGAGAAATGA
- a CDS encoding cytochrome P450 gives MARPTETPPLSYPLTSATALEPPAEWAGLRERCPVARITLPSGDEATLLTRYDDVRTALSDPRLSREGLARPDAARVSAGDTDGIFASPMARALNDEGHERWRRMVGRWFTARRMSALRPGMEQLAGELIGRMREHGSPADLVTHLAFPLPVLVICSMLGVPESDREAFKGWSDTFLNTTRYTRAQTEAAHRDFAAYMSELVEAKRAVPGDDLLSHLLAGADPEGRPMSRAGLVATGQALLLAGHETTAGFIAMMTAHLLSDRSRWERLVADPSLVRRSVEELLRFDPNGSGFGMLRYVHEDTEFSGGTVPRGTTVVCSMAAANRDEHAWQDAEAMDLGRSPNPHLAFGVGPHSCLGQPLARTELQAVLTVLLRELPTLDLAVGPRELRRHEGLLTTPLRELPVTW, from the coding sequence ATGGCGCGACCCACCGAGACCCCGCCCCTGAGCTATCCCCTCACCTCCGCCACGGCCCTGGAGCCGCCCGCCGAGTGGGCGGGGCTGCGGGAGCGCTGCCCGGTCGCCCGGATCACGCTGCCCAGCGGTGACGAGGCCACCCTGCTCACCCGCTACGACGACGTCAGGACGGCACTCTCCGACCCCCGGCTGAGCCGGGAGGGCCTGGCGCGGCCGGACGCGGCGCGGGTCTCCGCCGGTGACACGGACGGCATCTTCGCCAGCCCGATGGCGCGGGCACTCAACGACGAGGGCCACGAGCGGTGGCGGCGCATGGTGGGCCGGTGGTTCACCGCGCGCCGGATGTCCGCCCTGCGGCCCGGCATGGAACAACTCGCCGGTGAACTCATCGGCCGGATGCGGGAGCACGGCAGCCCCGCCGATCTCGTCACCCACCTCGCCTTCCCCCTCCCCGTCCTGGTGATCTGTTCCATGCTGGGCGTGCCGGAGAGCGACCGCGAGGCCTTCAAGGGCTGGTCGGACACGTTCCTGAACACGACGCGGTACACCAGGGCCCAGACCGAGGCGGCCCACCGCGACTTCGCCGCGTACATGAGTGAGCTGGTCGAGGCGAAGCGGGCGGTGCCGGGGGACGATCTGCTGAGCCACCTGCTGGCCGGGGCCGACCCGGAGGGCCGGCCGATGTCGCGGGCCGGGCTGGTCGCCACGGGGCAGGCCCTGCTCCTGGCGGGCCACGAGACCACGGCCGGGTTCATCGCCATGATGACGGCCCATCTGCTCTCCGACCGCTCCCGCTGGGAGCGCCTGGTGGCCGACCCGTCGCTGGTGCGCCGGTCGGTCGAGGAGCTGCTGCGCTTCGACCCGAACGGCAGCGGCTTCGGCATGCTGCGTTACGTCCACGAGGACACCGAGTTCTCCGGCGGCACCGTCCCGCGCGGCACCACCGTGGTGTGCAGCATGGCCGCCGCCAACCGGGACGAGCACGCCTGGCAGGACGCGGAGGCCATGGACCTCGGCCGCTCCCCCAACCCGCACCTGGCCTTCGGCGTCGGCCCGCACTCCTGCCTCGGGCAGCCGCTCGCCCGCACGGAGTTGCAGGCGGTTCTCACCGTGCTGCTGCGGGAGCTGCCCACTCTGGACCTCGCCGTGGGCCCCCGGGAGCTGCGCCGTCACGAAGGGCTGCTCACCACCCCGCTGCGCGAACTCCCCGTCACCTGGTGA
- the rpmG gene encoding 50S ribosomal protein L33, giving the protein MARDEVRPVIKLRSTAGTGFTYVTRKNRRNDPDRLVLRKYDPVARRHVDFREER; this is encoded by the coding sequence ATGGCTCGCGACGAAGTACGCCCCGTGATCAAGCTCCGCTCCACCGCCGGCACCGGATTCACCTACGTCACCCGCAAGAACCGCCGCAACGACCCGGACCGGCTGGTCCTGCGCAAGTACGACCCCGTCGCCCGGCGGCACGTCGACTTCCGCGAGGAACGCTGA
- a CDS encoding flavodoxin family protein — MPSGDPPRYDDLSALYLNCTLKPSPATSNTEGLIERSTAVMRAGGVRTEVIRPVDWDLAVGVQPDMTEHGAARDAWPELYAKVMAADILVLCGPIWLGDNSSVAKHVVERLYSNSAELNEAGQSAYYGRVGGCLITGNEDGLKHCAMNLLYSLQHIGFAIPPQADAGWIGEAGPGPSYLEPGSGGPDNDFTNRNTTFAAWNLMHLAALLKRSGGIPPYGNQRPEWDAGCRFDAANPEHRS; from the coding sequence ATGCCGTCCGGTGACCCGCCCCGCTACGACGATCTGAGCGCCCTCTACCTGAACTGCACCCTGAAGCCGTCACCCGCGACCAGCAACACCGAAGGGCTGATCGAGCGCAGCACCGCGGTGATGCGCGCCGGGGGAGTGCGCACCGAGGTGATCCGTCCCGTCGACTGGGACCTCGCCGTCGGCGTCCAGCCCGACATGACCGAGCACGGCGCGGCCCGCGACGCCTGGCCCGAGTTGTACGCCAAGGTGATGGCCGCCGACATCCTGGTGCTCTGCGGCCCGATCTGGCTCGGCGACAACAGCTCCGTCGCGAAGCACGTCGTCGAACGGCTCTACTCCAACTCGGCCGAACTGAACGAGGCCGGCCAGTCCGCCTACTACGGGAGGGTCGGCGGCTGCCTGATCACCGGGAACGAGGACGGTCTCAAGCACTGCGCCATGAACCTCCTCTACAGCCTCCAGCACATCGGTTTCGCCATCCCGCCGCAGGCAGACGCGGGCTGGATCGGCGAGGCGGGGCCAGGACCCAGCTACCTCGAACCGGGCTCGGGCGGCCCCGACAACGACTTCACCAACCGGAACACCACCTTCGCCGCCTGGAACCTCATGCATCTCGCCGCCCTCCTCAAACGGTCCGGCGGCATCCCGCCGTACGGCAACCAGCGCCCCGAGTGGGACGCCGGCTGCCGTTTCGACGCGGCCAACCCGGAGCACCGGAGCTGA
- a CDS encoding ferredoxin, with amino-acid sequence MKITVDEEKCCGAGQCVLIAPEVFDQRDEDGIVALLDATPPAGQHDGVREAAEVCPAAAIQVTQDT; translated from the coding sequence ATGAAGATCACCGTTGACGAGGAGAAGTGCTGCGGCGCCGGCCAGTGCGTGCTGATCGCGCCCGAGGTCTTCGACCAGCGGGACGAGGACGGCATCGTCGCCCTCCTCGACGCCACACCCCCCGCCGGACAGCACGACGGCGTCCGCGAGGCGGCCGAGGTGTGCCCGGCCGCGGCGATCCAGGTGACGCAGGACACGTGA
- a CDS encoding zinc-binding alcohol dehydrogenase family protein, with translation MRAWEVGEPGPIEGRPLRYVEKPVPVPGHGELLVHVRACGVCRTDLHIAEGDLPVRRPHVTPGHEVVGVVAATGPGVEGHTVGDRVGVAWLRSTDGTCAYCRRGDENLCPASRHTGWDADGGYAEYTTVPAAFAYPLPGGVGDTALSPLLCAGIIGYRALLRTSLPAGGRLGLYGFGGSAHLCAQLALAQGARVHVLTRGAASRRLALDLGAASAGGADGTPPEPLDGAVLFAPAGELVPVALRALDRGGVLAVAGIHLSDIPPLHYQRDLFLERELRSVTSNTRRDGREFLALAEYHRVRATTHPYPLSRAQDALRDLKAGRFDGAAVLVNDLAPRGPAPPS, from the coding sequence ATGCGCGCGTGGGAGGTCGGCGAACCGGGCCCCATCGAGGGGCGGCCCCTGCGGTACGTGGAGAAACCCGTCCCGGTCCCGGGCCACGGCGAACTCCTGGTGCACGTCCGCGCCTGCGGCGTCTGCCGCACCGACCTGCACATCGCCGAGGGCGACCTGCCGGTGCGCCGGCCGCACGTCACCCCGGGACACGAGGTGGTCGGTGTAGTCGCCGCCACCGGCCCCGGCGTGGAGGGCCACACCGTCGGCGACCGGGTCGGGGTCGCCTGGCTCCGCTCGACCGACGGCACCTGCGCCTACTGCCGGCGCGGCGACGAGAACCTCTGCCCGGCCTCCCGCCACACCGGCTGGGACGCCGACGGCGGCTACGCGGAGTACACCACCGTCCCGGCCGCCTTCGCCTACCCGCTGCCCGGCGGCGTGGGTGACACCGCCCTGTCCCCACTGCTCTGCGCGGGCATCATCGGCTACCGCGCCCTGCTGCGCACCTCGCTGCCCGCCGGCGGCCGTCTCGGCCTCTACGGTTTCGGTGGCAGTGCCCACCTCTGCGCCCAGCTCGCCCTCGCCCAGGGCGCCCGGGTGCACGTCCTGACGCGTGGCGCCGCCTCCCGGCGTCTCGCCCTCGACCTGGGAGCCGCCTCGGCGGGCGGCGCCGACGGCACCCCGCCCGAACCGCTGGACGGCGCCGTCCTCTTCGCCCCGGCGGGCGAACTGGTCCCGGTGGCACTGCGGGCCCTGGACCGCGGCGGCGTCCTCGCCGTCGCCGGGATCCACCTTTCCGACATCCCGCCGCTCCACTACCAGCGTGACCTCTTCCTTGAGCGGGAGCTGCGCAGCGTCACCTCCAACACCCGGCGCGACGGCCGCGAGTTCCTCGCCCTGGCCGAGTACCACCGGGTCCGGGCCACCACGCACCCCTACCCCCTCTCGCGGGCCCAGGACGCGCTGCGGGACCTGAAGGCCGGGCGGTTCGACGGGGCCGCGGTGCTGGTCAACGATCTGGCGCCGCGGGGGCCCGCGCCGCCTTCCTGA
- a CDS encoding PP2C family protein-serine/threonine phosphatase, which yields MSGEATRAGGNPLALLPPALIVGGVLADVLGPQPYTGLPLLAAAPLAACIVLSLRSAVVVAVLSVVAAVAVDLALGRPATALVVDVADVLVISLIGVWLRRLMDSRNRSLTLTRDIAEAAQLAVLPQPPRRVGPLLVATRYQGAHEGARIGGDFFAVQETPYGVRLMMGDVRGHGLPAVSAMSVVVGAFRENARQAPSLRELARRLDVAAERAEGEDTDLGEEFTTALFAEIPPGGDRVHLLSRGHLPPYLVADGRVVPLIRGTPGTPLGAGLGTDDAEPDSFPLPPGASLLLTTDGVTEARDRHGVFYDPVSGLAGRSFDEPQELVDAVVGEVTAWSGGKLSDDMAVLAVTLPSRPRSAG from the coding sequence ATGAGCGGCGAGGCCACGCGGGCGGGCGGGAATCCGCTGGCCCTGCTGCCTCCGGCGCTCATCGTCGGCGGTGTCCTCGCCGACGTCCTGGGTCCGCAGCCCTACACCGGGCTGCCCCTGCTGGCCGCGGCCCCGCTCGCCGCCTGCATCGTGCTCTCCTTGCGGAGCGCGGTCGTCGTGGCGGTGCTCAGCGTGGTCGCCGCGGTCGCCGTCGATCTCGCTCTCGGCCGCCCGGCCACCGCTCTGGTGGTGGACGTGGCGGACGTACTGGTCATCTCGCTGATCGGGGTGTGGCTCAGGCGGCTCATGGACAGCCGCAACCGCAGCCTGACTCTGACCAGGGACATCGCCGAAGCCGCCCAGCTCGCGGTCCTCCCCCAGCCCCCGCGCCGGGTCGGCCCGCTGCTGGTGGCCACCCGGTACCAGGGGGCCCACGAGGGCGCGCGGATCGGCGGCGACTTCTTCGCGGTGCAGGAGACGCCGTACGGCGTGCGGCTGATGATGGGGGACGTCCGGGGTCACGGGCTGCCCGCGGTCTCCGCGATGTCCGTGGTGGTGGGGGCGTTCCGGGAGAACGCCCGGCAGGCGCCGAGCCTCCGGGAGCTGGCGCGGCGGCTGGACGTCGCGGCCGAACGGGCCGAGGGGGAGGACACCGACCTGGGAGAGGAGTTCACCACCGCGCTGTTCGCGGAGATCCCGCCCGGCGGCGACCGGGTCCACCTGTTGAGCCGGGGCCACCTCCCGCCGTACCTGGTGGCGGACGGGCGGGTGGTGCCGCTGATCCGCGGCACGCCCGGCACTCCCCTGGGCGCGGGCCTGGGCACCGACGACGCCGAGCCCGACAGCTTCCCGCTGCCGCCCGGCGCCTCGCTGCTGCTGACCACGGACGGCGTCACCGAGGCCCGCGACCGGCACGGGGTCTTCTACGATCCGGTGTCCGGGCTGGCGGGGCGCTCCTTCGACGAGCCGCAGGAACTGGTGGACGCCGTGGTCGGTGAGGTCACCGCGTGGAGCGGTGGAAAGCTCAGCGACGACATGGCTGTCCTGGCGGTCACGCTCCCGTCCCGGCCGCGGTCCGCCGGGTGA
- a CDS encoding CobW family GTP-binding protein, protein MPVAIVAGLHADARREAVEELLRTVEGSVALHHDLSTAATGTVRRTVRDGSGGLGTADTPLVDDCACCALREDLVPELRRLAGDGRTRLAVVELWDSVEPRAMAEVVAAHGGEDLALTAVLTAVDPALVLPCLGNGDDLAESGLAAARTDQRTVADTWARQLEYAPVLAVAESDEADDEDRSLLAQLHPTARQVPIGAGRLARAVFAGFDPEAASVAQHPACALLPQEADEAGVATTVWHRDLPFHPGRLFAALEDLACAAARSRGRFWLADRPDTLLVWDCAGGALCVEEAGPWLAALPDAAWEMVPPVRRAAAALDWHPAHGDRCQHLVFTSPGLDSEGLVRLLDSCLLTEQEYRAGRERWRELPDPFARFLDPAR, encoded by the coding sequence ATGCCGGTCGCGATCGTCGCCGGACTGCACGCCGACGCCCGCCGCGAGGCCGTCGAGGAACTGCTGCGCACCGTCGAGGGGAGCGTCGCCCTCCACCACGACCTCTCCACGGCGGCCACCGGCACCGTGCGGCGCACCGTGCGCGACGGCTCCGGCGGTCTCGGTACGGCGGACACCCCGCTGGTCGACGACTGCGCCTGCTGCGCCCTGCGCGAGGACCTCGTCCCCGAACTGCGGCGGCTGGCCGGCGACGGGCGGACGCGGCTCGCGGTGGTGGAACTCTGGGACTCGGTCGAACCGCGGGCGATGGCCGAGGTGGTCGCCGCACACGGTGGCGAGGACCTGGCGCTCACCGCCGTCCTGACCGCCGTCGACCCCGCCCTGGTCCTGCCCTGCCTGGGCAACGGCGACGACCTCGCCGAGTCGGGCCTGGCCGCGGCCCGTACGGACCAGCGCACCGTCGCCGACACCTGGGCGCGCCAACTGGAGTACGCCCCGGTGCTCGCCGTCGCCGAGAGCGACGAGGCCGACGACGAGGACCGGTCCCTGCTGGCCCAGCTCCACCCGACGGCACGCCAGGTGCCGATCGGTGCGGGCCGGTTGGCCCGCGCCGTCTTCGCCGGGTTCGACCCGGAGGCGGCTTCCGTCGCCCAGCACCCCGCCTGCGCCCTGCTGCCGCAGGAGGCGGACGAGGCGGGCGTCGCCACCACGGTGTGGCACCGCGACCTGCCCTTCCACCCGGGACGGCTCTTCGCGGCGCTGGAGGACCTGGCATGTGCGGCGGCCCGCAGCCGGGGCCGGTTCTGGCTCGCGGACCGGCCGGACACCCTGCTGGTCTGGGACTGCGCTGGCGGAGCGCTCTGCGTCGAGGAGGCGGGTCCCTGGCTGGCCGCGCTGCCGGACGCGGCCTGGGAGATGGTGCCTCCGGTCCGCCGGGCGGCGGCCGCGCTGGACTGGCACCCCGCGCACGGCGACCGCTGCCAGCACCTGGTCTTCACCTCGCCGGGCCTCGACAGCGAAGGCCTGGTCCGGCTGCTGGACTCCTGCCTGCTGACCGAGCAGGAGTACCGGGCCGGACGGGAACGGTGGCGTGAGCTGCCCGACCCGTTCGCCCGGTTCCTCGACCCGGCCCGTTGA